From Lolium perenne isolate Kyuss_39 chromosome 5, Kyuss_2.0, whole genome shotgun sequence, a single genomic window includes:
- the LOC127304824 gene encoding uncharacterized protein: MAASVDPLAGVVLLFLLLLQAAHGGGVAGGASLDGYVPVRTVVYRSAPAASAAWTAAAYAPFELCMGCRCCPPGAGAANNSSSCVDTSCCYGIDCNIPGKPFGTCGFTPRTCGCGDAATGRNCSSAPSPPS; this comes from the coding sequence ATGGCCGCGTCCGTGGACCCTCTCGCTGGCGtcgtgctcctcttcctcctcctgctccAAGCCGCCCACGGAGGAGGCGTGGCGGGCGGCGCATCGCTGGACGGGTACGTGCCGGTGCGCACGGTGGTGTACCGGTCGGCACCGGCGGCGTCGGCGGCTTGGACGGCGGCGGCGTACGCGCCGTTCGAACTGTGCATGGGGTGCCGCTGCTGCCCGCCGGGCGCGGGGGCGGCGAACAACAGCTCGTCGTGCGTGGACACGAGCTGCTGCTACGGCATCGACTGCAACATCCCCGGCAAGCCCTTCGGGACCTGCGGCTTCACCCCGCGCACCTGCGGTTGCGGCGACGCCGCCACCGGCAGAAACTGCTCGTCGGCGCCCTCCCCTCCTAGCTAG